The genomic stretch GACCCGCGCCCGTGAGGCCGCCACCCGCGCGGGCCTGTGGGACACGCTGGATACCGACTGGCTGCTGCTGGACGCCGAGATCCTGCCCTGGAGCCTGAAGGCCGAGGAGCTCATCAGGGGACAGTACGCCGCTGTGGGGGCCGCCGGGAACGCGGCGCTTCCGGCCGCTGCGGCGGCCCTTCAGGCGGCTCAGGCGCGCGGCGTGCCGGTGGCGGAGTGGCTGACGCGCACGCAGGAGCGCGCCGGGGACCTGCACCGCTACCGCGACGCGTACCGTGCGTACGTGAGGCGCGTGACCGGCCCTCAGGACCTGCAGATCCGCCCCTTCCACCTGCTCGCCTCCCAGGGGCGCGTGCATGACGACCGGGACCACCTGTGGCACATGACAACACTGGGCGCCCTGGCGGACGCCGATCCGGTCCTCTTCGGGCGGACCGCGCACCGCGTCGTGACCCTGGGCACTCCCGACGAGGCGCAGGCCACTGCCTGGTGGGACGCGCTGACCGCCGCAGGCGGCGAGGGCATGGTTGTCAAACCACTGGACTTCCTCCCGGCCGGGCGGCAAGGACAGCCCGCCGTGAAGGTCCGGGGACGTGAGTACCTGCGGATCATCTACGGCCCGGAGTACACCCGCCCCGAACACCTGACCCGCCTGAAGGCCCGCGCCCTGAACGCCAAGCGCGCCCGCGCCACCCGCGAATTCCACCTGGGCCTGGAGGGCCTGCACCGCTTCGCGGAGGGCGCCGCGGGCCGTGTGCACGAGTGCGTGCTGGGTGTCCTGGCGCTGGAAAGCGATCCGATCGACGTGCGGCTGTGATGCCCTCGCCTGCCACTCCGTTCTCCTGCGGCCTGGAGGGCCAGTCATGCTCCTGACCATCACCACCACCCACAGCCCGGCCACTGACCTGGGCTTCGTACTCATGAAGCACCCGGACCGCACCCTGGAACGGCCCCTGCCGTTCGGGAAGTCCCTGGTGTTCTACCCCGAGGCCACTCCGGAGCGCACCACCGCCGCGCTGCTCGTCGAGGTGGACCCGGTCGCGCTGTCCCGCGCCCCCGCGGGCGGCGAGTCCGGCACGCTCGAACCCTACGTGAACGACCGCCCCTACGCGTCCGGGAGCTTCCTGTCGGTGGCGCTGCGCGACGCGTTCGGGACCGCCATGACCGGCCAGAGCCGTGATCGCCCCGAACTGGCCGCCATGCCCCTGCCCCTTATCCTGACCCTGCCGTGCGTGGCCGCGCGTGGGCAGACAGACCTGCCAGAGCGGCTGTTCGGTCCATTGGGGTACGAGGTCGGGGTGCAGGCCATTCCCCTGGACGCCCTGTACCCCGAGTGGGGCGAGCGGCCGTACGTCACACTGACGCTGCGCGGCACGGTGCGGGTCGCAGACGCCCTGCGGCACCTATACGTGCTGCTGCCCGTTCTGGACGGCAAGAAGCACTACTACGTCGGTGAGGCCGAGGTGGACAAGCTGCTCCGGCACGGGCAGGACTGGCTGGACACCCACCCGGAACGGGACCTGATCGCGGCGCGGTACCTGCGGTTCCGGGGACTGGTGGCGCAGGCTCAGGCCCGACTGACTGACCAGCAGACCGACCCGCAGGACGCTTCCGACGCTGAGTCCTCAGCGGACACGCCGGTCATCCTGCCGCCCCGCGTGCACGACGCACGACTGGACGCCGTGGCGGCACTGCTGGAACAGACCGGAGCGCGGCGCGTGCTGGATCTCGGCTGCGGCGAGGGCAAACTGCTGCGCCGCCTGCTGCGCTCGCCGCAGTTCCGCGAACTGGTCGGCGTGGACCTCAGTGCCCGCAGCCTGGAGATCGCCGCCGAGCGTCTGAAACTGGATGAACGCCCCGAACTGCGGGACCGCGTGACGCTTCTGCACGGCAGTCTCGCCTACCCGGACTCCCGACTCAGGGGCTTTGACGCGGCCGCCCTGGTCGAGGTGATTGAGCACCTAGAACCGCACCGCCTGACCGCCCTGACCGACAATGTGCTGGGGCACGCGCGCCCTGGCACGCTGATCGTCACCACGCCCAACCGCGAGTACAACGCCACCTTCGAGGAGGCCCGCACCCTGCGGCACGCGGACCACCGCTTCGAATGGACCCGCGCCGAGTTCCAGGCCTGGGCTCAGGCGGCCGCCGAACAGTACGGGTACGCCGTGACCTTCCAGGACCTGGGGGACGTGCACCCCGAGTACGGACCCATCACGCAACTGGCCCTGTTCCAGCAGACTCCGGTCGCCTGACCCCCTACACTGCCCCCCATGCGTTCCCGTCCCGCCGCGATGATCTTCATTCTCCTGACAGCCCTGATCGACATCATCGGGATCGGGCTGATCATCCCGGTGCTGCCGGGGCTGGTGAAGGAACTGGCGGGGTCGGAGGTGGCGGGCGCGCGGACGATCGGGCTGCTGACGGCGGCGTACGCGGTGATGCAGTTCATCTTCGCCCCGATCCTGGGGGTGCTGAGTGACCGCTTCGGGCGGCGGCCGGTGCTGCTGTTCGCGCTGACGGGCATGGCGCTGGATTACCTGCTGCTGGCGTTCGCGCCGAATCTGGCGTGGCTGTTCGTGGGGCGCATCCTGGCGGGGATCACCGGGGCGAGCCTGACGGTCGCGAACGCGTACATCGCGGACGTCACGCCGCCCGAGGCGCGCGCGAGGAACTTCGGGCTGCTGGGCGCGACCTTCGGGGTGGGCTTCATTCTGGGGCCCGCGCTGGGGGGCCTGCTGGGCGAGTACGGGCTGCGCGTGCCGTTTCTCGTCGCGGCGGGCCTGACCGGCCTGAACGTCCTGTACGGTCTGTTCGTCCTGCCCGAGTCACTGCCGCCCTCGGCCCGGACGCGCGACCTGCGCCGGGGTGACCTGAACCCCTTAAAGCCCCTGGCGGCGCTGGCGCAGTACCCGATCCTGCGCAGCCTGACGCTGACGTTCGTGCTGCTGGGCCTTGCCGGGCAGGTGATCTTCAGCACATGGGTGCTGTACACCGAGCGCGTCCTGTCCTGGAGCCCGTCGCAGAACGGCGTGGCGCTGGCGTTCTTCGGCGTGCTGACCGCCGCCGTGCAGGGTGGCCTGATCGGGCCGTTCATCGCCCGCTTCGGCGAGCGGCGCACCATCATGACCGGGCTGGTCAGCAGCGTCCTGGAATTCCTGGTGCTCAGCGTCGCCCGCAGCGGCCCGCTGCTGTACGCGTCCCTGGTGGTGGGGGCGCTGGGCGGTCTCGCGAACCCCGCCATCCAGGGCCTGATCTCCCGTCAGGTGGGCGAGACCGAGCAGGGCCGCGTGCAGGGCGCCATCACCAGCCTGAACAGCCTCGTGGGCGTGGTGGGGCCCATCGTGGCGACCAGCGTGTACGCCGCCGGGGCCGGCGCGGGCTTTCCCGGCGCGGCCTTCCTGATGGGCGCCGCACTGTCCGTGATCGGCACGTTTGTTCTTCTGGGCGTCCTGCGCGGCCTTCCGGACACGGGGCGACCGGCGCAGGGCTAAGGGAGGACAGCGCGTGAGGGGCGGCCTTACTTCGGGCTCCCCTCTGCCGGGTCGCCACGCAGGACTTCCTCCGCGACGGTCAGGAACGCGCGGATGATGGGGTTGCGGCCGTCGCCGCGCCGCCATACGGCCACGATGTCCACGATCGGGGCGTCCTCGATGGGGCGGTAGGCGACGCCGGGCAGCGAGAGGCGGCTGAAGAACTCGATAGGGAGGAACACGCCGACGCCCGCCGCGACCAGCGAGAGCAGGGTGGGCACCTCGATGGCTTCCTGCACGACGTGCGGGGTAAATCCAGCGGCGGCGCACCAGCGCATGACCTGATCGAAGTACGTGGCGCGGATCTGCCGGGGGAAGAACACGAAGGCCTCCGCGCGCAGATCGCTGATCTTCAGTTTGCGTTTGCGGGCCAGGGGGTGCGCGGCGGGCAGAGCCGCCACCAGCGGCTGGCGCCACAACGCGCGGGAGTCGAGGCTGGGGTCACGCACGGGCAGCAGCATCAGGCCGATGCCCACCTGTCCGCCGCGCAGCGCGGCTTCCTGCTCCTGCGCGGTCAGTTCGCGCAGGTCCACGCTGACGTTCGGGTACAGCTCGCGGAAGCGTCGCACGATCTCTGGCAGGCCGCCGAACGCCAGGCCGCTGACGAAGCCCACACTCAGGCGACCCACCTCTCCGCGGGCGGCGCGGCGGGCGCGTTCGACGGTCTGTCCGGCCAGGGCGAGCGTCTCGCGCGCGCCGATCAGGAATTCCTGCCCGGCAGGGGTGAGCTGCACGCGGCGGGTGGTGCGCAGCACCAGGGGCACCCCGACCTCCTCTTCCAGGTTGCGGATGGAGTTGCTGAGGGCCTGCTGGACGACGAACACGCGTTCGGCGGCCCGCCCGAAGTGTTCCTCCTCGGCCAGGGCCACGAAGTGCCGCAGGTGACGCAGTTCGACCGACATTCCACTCAGCGTAGCGTCCGCCACCCACCAGTGTCAGTGGTGAATCCCATGAGAATTCCCTGTTGGAAGTGTGGGACCGGCGGGGCCTATGCTGGGCAGCATGACGCAGTCTCCCAAGAACACGGCCCCGCCTAACCGGCCCGCGCGCGCCGGCATGAACGCGCAGGAACGCCAGCAGCTCAACGCGGTCGAGACGCAGGAGTGGCTGGACTCCCTGGCGTACGTGTTCGCGGACGCCGGGGACAACCGCGCGGCGGAACTGCTCGAGGAACTCGATCACTACGCGTACTTCCACGGCGCGCCGATCACGTTCAAGCAGAACACTCCCTACATCAACACCATCGACGTCGATCAGCAGCCCGAGTACCCCGGTGACGCCGAGATCGAACGCAAGATCCGCAACATCATCCGCTGGAACGCCGTCGCCATGGTCATCAAGGCGAACAAGAACAGCGACGGGATCGGCGGGCACCTGTCCACCTACGCCAGCGCCGCCGAGCTGCTGGAGGTGGGCTTCAACCACTTCTTCCGCGGCCACGGCGCCGGGCAGGACCGCGACCTGATCTTCTACCAGGGGCACGCCAGCCCCGGCGTGTACGCCCGCTCCTTCCTGGAGGGCCGTTTCGACGAGGCCCGCATGAACCGCTTCCGCCGCGAACTGCAACCCGAGGGCGCGGGCCTCTCAAGCTACCCGCACCCCTGGCTGATGCCCGACTACTGGGAGTTCCCGACCGTCAGCATGGGCCTGGGCCCCATCCAGGCGATCTACCAGGCGCGCTTCATCAAGTACCTCGAGAACCGCAGCCTGAAACCCAAGGGGGACGCGAAGGTCTGGGCGTTCCTGGGTGACGGCGAGATGGACGAGCCGCAGAGCATCGGCGCGATCCGCTTCGCCGCGTACGAGAACCTCGACAACCTGATCTTCGTGCTGAACGCGAACCTCCAGCGCCTCGACGGGCCGGTGCGCGCGAACAGCAAGGTCATCCAGGAATTCGAGGCGCTGTTCCGCGGCGCGGGCTGGAACGTCATCAAGGTCATCTGGGACAGCAAGTGGGACGAACTGCTCTCCCGGGACTACAACGGCCACATCGTCAAGCGCTTCGAGCTGCTCGTGGACGGCGAATCGCAGCGCTACGCGGCGTTCGGCGGCAAGGAACTGCGCGAGAAGTTCTTCAACACCCCCGAACTCAAGGCCCTGATCGAGGGCTGGAGCGACGCGGACCTGGAACTGCTGAACCGCGGCGGGCACGACATCAACAAGATCTACGCCGCGTACGCCTCTGCCGTGAAGCACCAGGGCAGCCCCACCATCATCATTCCGCGCACCATCAAGGGCTACGGCCTCGGCGAGAGCGCCCAGGCCCGCAACGTCGCCCACCAGGTCAAGAAGCTCGACTTCCACACCCTCAAGGACCTGCGCGACACGCTGGAACTCCCCCTGACTGACGAGCAGGTCGAGCACCTCGAGTACTACCACCCCGGCCCCGACAGCCCGGAAGTGAAGTACGCCCTGGAACGCCGCGCGGCGCTCGGCGGGCCGATTCCCGCCCGCAAGGTCGAGTACCCGCACCCCACCATCCCGAACGGCGAATTCTACGAGGAGTTCGCCAAGGGCAGCGGCGACCGTCAGGTGAGCACCACCATGGCCGCCGTGCAGATCATCAGCAAACTCCTGCGCGACAAGGAGATCGGCAAACTCGTCGTGCCCATCGTGCCCGACGAGGCCCGCACCTTCGGCATGGACGCCCTGGTGCCCCGCATCGGCATCTACTCCCCGCGCGGCCAGACGTACACCCCGGTCGACAGCGGCTCCCTGATGGCCTACAAGGAAAGCGTGGACGGCCAGATGCTCGAGGAGGGCATCACCGAGGACGGCGCGATGGCCTCCTGGATCGCGGCGGGCACCGCGTACGCCAACCACGGCGTGCCGACCATCCCGTTCTTCGTGCTGTACTCCATGTTCGGCATGCAGCGCGTCGGTGACCTCGTGTGGGCCGCCGCCGACCAGCGCGCCCGCGGCTTCATCCTCGGCGCGACCGCCGGCCGCACCACCCTGGCCGGCGAGGGTCTCCAGCACCAGGACGGCAACAGCCACCTCCAGGCGTACGTCGTCCCGAACCTCAAGACCTACGACCCGGCCTTCGCGTACGAACTGGCCGTGATCATCGAGAGCGGCATCCAGCGCATGTACGTGGACGGCATTGACGAGTTCTACTACGTCACCATCGACAACGAGAACGAGGTCCAGCCCGCCATGCCCGCCGACGGCCGCAGCCACGAGGAGATCCGCGAGGGCATCATCCGCGGCCTCTACCGCCTGAACCGCAGCCCCATGAAGAAACCCAAGCTCCAGGCGCAGATCCTCGCCGGGGGCCCCGCCATGGGCGCCGCACAGGAAGCCGTCACCATGCTGGAGAAGTACGGCGTGGCCGCCGACCTGTGGAGTGTCACGAGCTACAAGGAACTCCACCAGGACGCCCTGCTGGCCCAGCGCCACAACATGCTCCACCCGACCGCCGAACCCCGCGTGCCGTACGTCGCGCAGCAGCTGAGCCGCGAGAACGCCCCCGGCGTCCTGATCTCGGTCAGCGACTACATCAAGCTCGGCGCGGACGGCCTGAACGGCCACCTCGATCGCAAACTCTGGACGCTCGGCACCGACGGCTTCGGCCGCAGCGAGGCGCGCAAGGAACTCCGCGACTTCTTCGAAGTGGACGCCAAGCACGTCGTCCTCGCCACCCTGTACGCCCTCCAGCGCGACGGCAAGATCAAGGGTGAAGTGGTCGCCCAGGCCATTGCCGACCTCGGCATCGACACGGAACGCGACGCTCCTGTCCTGCGTTAAAGGGTGACCGTTGATGGTTGATGGAACACCTGTCGACCATCAACCATCTCCTATCAACTATCAACCCCTCTCCGAAGGAGAACCAATCATGGCGACTGAACTGAAACTGCCCGACGTGGGCGACAACATTGAGCAGGGCACGGTCGTGACGGTGCTCGTGAAGGCCGGGGACAGCGTGACCGAGGGGCAACCCATCATCGAGATCGAGACCGACAAGGCTGTCATCGAGGTGCCCGCCGAGGCCACCGGGACCGTGGAGGCCGTGAACGTGACCGTGGGCGACACCGTGAAGGTCGGCGGTGTGATCGCCACCCTCAGCGGCGGTACCAGCACCCCGGCCGCCCCCGCCAGCGGCCCGGTCGACGAGGCCGAGGTCGGCAGCAGCAAGGCGGTCGCGCAGGCGCAGCAGGACGCGCAGAAGGAACAGGCCGGTGAGGCGGCCGCGCCCGCCGCCTCCGCTCCGGTCGCCAGCGCCGGCGGGCAGATCACCCTGCCGGACGTGGGCGACAACATCGAGCAGGGCACCGTCGTCAGCGTCCTCGTGAAGGAAGGCGACACGGTCAGCGAGGGCCAGCCCGTCATCGAGATCGAGACGGACAAGGCCGTCGTGGAAGTCCCCGCCAACGCGGGCGGCACCGTGACCGGCGTGAACGTGAAGGTCGGGGACACCGTCAAGGTGGGCGGCGTGATCGCCACCCTGGGCGGCGGCAGCGCCCCCGCCGCACCGGCCAGCGCGCCCGCCCCGGCTGCCCCTGCGGCCGCCCCGGCAGCCTCCACGCCGGCCAGCGCCCCCAGCGTCGTGAAGGTGAACATCAGCGGCGGCGAGCAGCCCGCCGCACAGTTCCCCAAGTCGCAGGGCACCCAGAACCCCCAGACCTTCGACGGCCGCACCGTCGTGGCCGCCGCGCCCAGCGTGCGCCGCCTCGCGCGGGAACTCGGCGTGGACATTCACGCCGTGCACGGCACCGGCATCGCGGGCCGCATCAGCGAGGAGGACGTGCGCCGCACCGGCGGCACCCCCACCGTCACCACGCCCGCCGCCGCCCCGGCCACCAGCACCCCCGCGGCCGCCGCCCCGGCCGTGGCCGCCGCGCCGCTGCCCGACTTCACGAAGTGGGGCACCGTCACCCGCGAGGACATGAGCGGCATCCGTAAGGCCACCGTCCGCTCCATGACCGCCAGCACCGCCATCCCCATGGTCACGCACTTCGACAAGGCCGACGTGACCGTCATGGAAGAGGTCCGCAAACGCTTCGGCGCGCGCGTGGAGAAGGCGGGCGGCAAGCTCACCATGACCCACATCCTCATGAAGGTCGTCGCGAACGCCCTGCGCAAATTCCCCAAATTCGGCGCCAGCCTCGACCTCGACGCCCAGCAGGTCATCTACAAGGACTTCGTGAACATCGGCGTCGCTGTCGATACGCCCGTCGGCCTGCTCGTGCCCGTCGTCAAGGACGCCGACCGCAAGAGCATCACCGACCTCGTCCTCGAACTGAGCGAACTGGCCGCCAAGGCCCGCGACCGCAAACTGAAACCCGACGAGATGCAGGGCGCCACCTTCACGATCAGCAACCTCGGCGGGATCGGCGGGCACGCCTTCACGCCCATCGTGAACAGCCCCGAAGTCGCCATCCTCGGCGTGAGCCGCGGCGGCATGGAACCCGTCTGGAACAGGGAGAAGGGTGAGTTCGAACCCCGCAACATGCTCCCCATCAGCCTCACCTACGACCACCGCCTGATCGACGGCGCCGACGCCGCCCGCTTCGTGCGCTTCATCTGCGAGTCGCTGGAAGACCCCTTCCTGATCTCGCTGTAAAGTAGGCTGAAGGCAACAGAGAAGACCCCCGCCACTCGGACGGGGGTCTTCTGTCTCTCGTGTGTCTGCGGGTTACTTGTCCTCGCTGAGGGCGAAGCCGCGGCTGAACTGTTCCTGCAGGGCGGTGAACACGATCAGGGGGGGCAGCATGGTGATGACGGCGCCCGCCATGACGGCGCCCCAGTCGGTCTGGCCGCCCACCTCGATGAGTTTGCGTAGGCCGACCTGCACGACCTGGTGGTCGTCGCGCTGCATGATGACCAGTGGCCAGAGGTACTGGTCCCAGGCGTACACGAACTGGATGACGGCCAGCGCGCCGATGGTGTTCCAGCTCATGGGGATGAGGATGCGGGTGAGGTAGCGCAGGGGGCCGCAGCCGTCGATGCGGGCGGCGTCGGCGAGGCTGGCGGGGATGTTCAGGAAGTGCTGGCGGAACAGGAATGTGCCGGTGGCGCTGGCGAGGAACGGCACGATGATCGCGGCGAATGAGTCGGCCCAGTTGAGGTCGCGGCTGACGAGGTCGAACAGCGCGACGATGAGGACCTCGGTGGGGAGCATCAGGGACACGAGGACCAGGGCGAACGCCGCGCCCTTGAGGGGGAAGCGGAAGTACACGAAGGCCAGCGCGGCCAGCAGGGCCAGGATGGTCTTGCCAGTGGTGACGGTGACGGCCACGATGAGGCTGTTGAGCATGGAGCGGCCCAGGTGGGCGTCCACCCACACGCGCTCGAGGTTGCTCAGGAATGCGCCGCTGGGCAGCAGGGAGGGGCTCAGGACCGCGCTGGACGGTTGCGTGGCCTTGATCAGCGCCAGGATCAGCGGGGCGCTGATCAGCAGTGCGGCCAGGATCAGCGCGGCGTGGGTGCCCCAGTCGCCCCGGCGGGCGCGCGGGGACGTGGCGGTGCGGGTGCGGGGCAGGTGGCGGTCACGCACCATAGTGCACCCGCCGTTCGCCCAGCCGGAACTGCATGAACGTCACGAACGCCACGAGGGCCAGCATCAGCGCGCCCTGCGCGGCCGCCGCGCCGGTCCGGAAGTTCACGAAGCCGTCCTGGTACAGCTGGTACACCAGGAACGTCGTGATCCCCGCGTGGCCCACGTACGGTCCGCCGCGCGTGAGCAGGTCGGTCAGCGCGAACGAGTCGAACAGCGCCGCGACGATGTTCGTGAATACCAGGAAGAACGTGACCGGGCTCAGCAGCGGGAACGCCACGCGCCAGAACACTTGCGCGGGGGTCGCCCCGTCGATCTGCGCGGCCTCCATGACGTCGGTCGGGAGGTTCCGGATGCTGGCCAGGTAGAACACGATGTTGTACGCCAGTCCCTTCCAGATGGCCGCGACCGTCACCAGCGCGAACGCCAACAGCGGCGTGTCCAGCCAGCGGGGGCGGACGCCCACCAGTTCACCCAGCAGCTGGTTCACCACGCCGATCTCCGGGTTGAACAGGAACAGCCACAGTGTCCCGGCAATGGCGGGACTCAGCGCGTACGGGTAGATCAGCAGCAGCCGGTACGCGCGTGACCCCCGGACGGGACGGCTGGCCAGCCACGCCAGCCCCAGCGACAGCAGCAGCCCGCCCGTGACGCTCAGCAGCGTGAACACCAGCGTCTGCAGCGCCACCTGCCGGTACGTGGCGCTGCCCAGCAGGTCCGTGATGTTCCCCAGGCCCACCCACTGCTCGGTGCCCAGGATCAGGTTCGCGCGGTACCCCGCCAGCCGCAGCGTGCGCAGGGTCGGCAGGTAGATGAACACCGCCAGGATCAGAAGGCTGGGCAGCAGGAACAGCCACGGCAGCGCCGCGCCCCGGAACACCGCCCGGTCCTCCCGCCCGCCCGCGTTCCTTTTCTGGCGGACGCTCAGCACGCCGCGCCCCTCGAATCGTCGGTCATACCCTCTCCTTCAACGCCGGGCGCGACCCGCCCCGGTCGGGGCGGGTCGCGCGGAGAGCGCTGTTATCTGAAGTTCGCGTTGTACTCGCCCAGCGCGGCGTCGGCGCGGGCCTTGGTGTCCTTCAGCGCGGCGTCCACGCCCTGGCCGCCCAGCACCTTCTGGAGGCCTTCTTCGATGATGCGGCGGGTCTGGATGGCCGCGCCGTTCAGGCCGCCGGCCGTGGCAGGGCTGGGCACGGTGCGGGTCAGCTGGTTGAACGCCACGAGTTGCAGCGGCGTCTGGCTGAACCAGCCCTGTTTGCGCAGCAGGTCGATGCTGCTCTGGCGCACGGGGTAGTACCCGGTGAGTTTGTGCCACTCGGCCATGTTCTGCGTGTTCGTCATGAACAGCGCGAAGTCCAGCGCGCCCTCGGCCTGGGCCTTGCTGACGCCCCGGCTGATCCACAGGCTGGCCCCGCCGATCACGACGCCGTTGCGTTTGCTGCCGTCCGGGATGGGCAGCGCGCCCACGCCGACCGTGAAGCCGTTCTTCTTCGCGGCGTCGCGGATGTTGCCGATGTCGGCGGTGGACGTGATGTGGAACGCGGCCTTCTGGTTCGTGAAGATGGCGTCGCTGCCGTCCCAGTCTTCCAGTTTGCCGGTGTAGGTGTAGTAGCCGCGGTCCTGCATGGTCTTGAAGAAGCTGAAGATGTTCTGCGCGGCTTTGCTGTCCAGGGTGGTGCTCGTGGCGCGGCCCTGGCGGCCGTTGCCGTTGTTCAGGAGGGTCTGGCCCTGCTGCGCCATCCACTGCTCGACGAACCAGCCGTTCAGGCTCATGCCGAAGCACTTGGCGTCCAGTTTCGCGGCCTCGATCTTCTGGCAGGCTTTCATCAGCGCGCCGAAGGTGGTGGGCGGCGCCTTGGGGTCCAGGCCCGCTTTCTTCAGCAGCTCCTGGTTGAAGTACAGGACCGGGCTGCTGGAGTTGAACGGCAGGCTGTTCACCTTCCCGCCGATCGTGTAGTAGTTGATGACCGGCTTGATGTAGTCGCTGAAGTCCACGTTCTTCACGCTGCTGACAGGCTGGAACGCGCCGCTGTCCAGCGCGAGCTGACTGCCCACCTCGAAGATCTGCACGAGGGCGGGGGCCTTGCCCTGCCGCGCGGCCAGGATGGTCGCCTGGAGGCTGTCGTTGTAGCTGCCCTTGTAGCTGGGCACGACCTTCACGCCGGGGTTGGCCTTGTTGAACGCGTCGGCGCGCGCCTGGATCCAGCCGCTGCGTTTGGCGTCCCCGAAGGAATGCCAGAACTCGATGATGGTCTGGGCCTGGGCGGCGGAGGCGGCGGGCCCGACCAGGGCCAGTGTCAGCAGGAGTTTCTTCACGTTTCGGAGGCTAGGCTCTCATGTTCAGGCGACAATCAGCGGCGCGTGACGGGACGGTCAGCGGGCCGTCGGCCCCCGGTCAGCTGGGCCCGCAGCGGGATGAGGCGGAGGTCAGGGGACCTTCAGGGCGGATCGTGCGGCCGGTGACGCACGCCGCCGGGAGCGGGCCGTACAGTCGGGGGCATGATCCTCGTGACTGCCGCCACCGGAAACGTGGGCCGTGAACTCGTGCCCCAGCTGCTGGAAACCGGGCAGCCCGTCCGCGCCGGGAGCCGCCACCCCGACCCGGCCCGCTGGCCGGACGCCGAGGCCGTCCCCCTGGACCTGACCGACCAGGACAGCGTGCGGGCCGCCGCGCAGGGCGTCACTGCCGCGTACCTGATCGTCCCGGAGACGCTGGAGGCCGCGGACGTGCAGGATACACTGCGCACCCTGCGGGACGCGGGCGTGGCGCGCGTGGTCCTCCAGAGCGGGTTCGGTGTGCAGGGCGAGGGGAACCTGCTCGGGGACGCCGAGGCCGCCGTGCGCGCCAGCGGCCTGGAGTGGACGATCCTGCAACCGAACTGGTTCATGCAGAACTACAA from Deinococcus soli (ex Cha et al. 2016) encodes the following:
- a CDS encoding 3' terminal RNA ribose 2'-O-methyltransferase Hen1, with the translated sequence MLLTITTTHSPATDLGFVLMKHPDRTLERPLPFGKSLVFYPEATPERTTAALLVEVDPVALSRAPAGGESGTLEPYVNDRPYASGSFLSVALRDAFGTAMTGQSRDRPELAAMPLPLILTLPCVAARGQTDLPERLFGPLGYEVGVQAIPLDALYPEWGERPYVTLTLRGTVRVADALRHLYVLLPVLDGKKHYYVGEAEVDKLLRHGQDWLDTHPERDLIAARYLRFRGLVAQAQARLTDQQTDPQDASDAESSADTPVILPPRVHDARLDAVAALLEQTGARRVLDLGCGEGKLLRRLLRSPQFRELVGVDLSARSLEIAAERLKLDERPELRDRVTLLHGSLAYPDSRLRGFDAAALVEVIEHLEPHRLTALTDNVLGHARPGTLIVTTPNREYNATFEEARTLRHADHRFEWTRAEFQAWAQAAAEQYGYAVTFQDLGDVHPEYGPITQLALFQQTPVA
- a CDS encoding TCR/Tet family MFS transporter: MRSRPAAMIFILLTALIDIIGIGLIIPVLPGLVKELAGSEVAGARTIGLLTAAYAVMQFIFAPILGVLSDRFGRRPVLLFALTGMALDYLLLAFAPNLAWLFVGRILAGITGASLTVANAYIADVTPPEARARNFGLLGATFGVGFILGPALGGLLGEYGLRVPFLVAAGLTGLNVLYGLFVLPESLPPSARTRDLRRGDLNPLKPLAALAQYPILRSLTLTFVLLGLAGQVIFSTWVLYTERVLSWSPSQNGVALAFFGVLTAAVQGGLIGPFIARFGERRTIMTGLVSSVLEFLVLSVARSGPLLYASLVVGALGGLANPAIQGLISRQVGETEQGRVQGAITSLNSLVGVVGPIVATSVYAAGAGAGFPGAAFLMGAALSVIGTFVLLGVLRGLPDTGRPAQG
- a CDS encoding LysR substrate-binding domain-containing protein; its protein translation is MSVELRHLRHFVALAEEEHFGRAAERVFVVQQALSNSIRNLEEEVGVPLVLRTTRRVQLTPAGQEFLIGARETLALAGQTVERARRAARGEVGRLSVGFVSGLAFGGLPEIVRRFRELYPNVSVDLRELTAQEQEAALRGGQVGIGLMLLPVRDPSLDSRALWRQPLVAALPAAHPLARKRKLKISDLRAEAFVFFPRQIRATYFDQVMRWCAAAGFTPHVVQEAIEVPTLLSLVAAGVGVFLPIEFFSRLSLPGVAYRPIEDAPIVDIVAVWRRGDGRNPIIRAFLTVAEEVLRGDPAEGSPK
- the aceE gene encoding pyruvate dehydrogenase (acetyl-transferring), homodimeric type, with product MNAQERQQLNAVETQEWLDSLAYVFADAGDNRAAELLEELDHYAYFHGAPITFKQNTPYINTIDVDQQPEYPGDAEIERKIRNIIRWNAVAMVIKANKNSDGIGGHLSTYASAAELLEVGFNHFFRGHGAGQDRDLIFYQGHASPGVYARSFLEGRFDEARMNRFRRELQPEGAGLSSYPHPWLMPDYWEFPTVSMGLGPIQAIYQARFIKYLENRSLKPKGDAKVWAFLGDGEMDEPQSIGAIRFAAYENLDNLIFVLNANLQRLDGPVRANSKVIQEFEALFRGAGWNVIKVIWDSKWDELLSRDYNGHIVKRFELLVDGESQRYAAFGGKELREKFFNTPELKALIEGWSDADLELLNRGGHDINKIYAAYASAVKHQGSPTIIIPRTIKGYGLGESAQARNVAHQVKKLDFHTLKDLRDTLELPLTDEQVEHLEYYHPGPDSPEVKYALERRAALGGPIPARKVEYPHPTIPNGEFYEEFAKGSGDRQVSTTMAAVQIISKLLRDKEIGKLVVPIVPDEARTFGMDALVPRIGIYSPRGQTYTPVDSGSLMAYKESVDGQMLEEGITEDGAMASWIAAGTAYANHGVPTIPFFVLYSMFGMQRVGDLVWAAADQRARGFILGATAGRTTLAGEGLQHQDGNSHLQAYVVPNLKTYDPAFAYELAVIIESGIQRMYVDGIDEFYYVTIDNENEVQPAMPADGRSHEEIREGIIRGLYRLNRSPMKKPKLQAQILAGGPAMGAAQEAVTMLEKYGVAADLWSVTSYKELHQDALLAQRHNMLHPTAEPRVPYVAQQLSRENAPGVLISVSDYIKLGADGLNGHLDRKLWTLGTDGFGRSEARKELRDFFEVDAKHVVLATLYALQRDGKIKGEVVAQAIADLGIDTERDAPVLR
- the aceF gene encoding dihydrolipoyllysine-residue acetyltransferase, which produces MATELKLPDVGDNIEQGTVVTVLVKAGDSVTEGQPIIEIETDKAVIEVPAEATGTVEAVNVTVGDTVKVGGVIATLSGGTSTPAAPASGPVDEAEVGSSKAVAQAQQDAQKEQAGEAAAPAASAPVASAGGQITLPDVGDNIEQGTVVSVLVKEGDTVSEGQPVIEIETDKAVVEVPANAGGTVTGVNVKVGDTVKVGGVIATLGGGSAPAAPASAPAPAAPAAAPAASTPASAPSVVKVNISGGEQPAAQFPKSQGTQNPQTFDGRTVVAAAPSVRRLARELGVDIHAVHGTGIAGRISEEDVRRTGGTPTVTTPAAAPATSTPAAAAPAVAAAPLPDFTKWGTVTREDMSGIRKATVRSMTASTAIPMVTHFDKADVTVMEEVRKRFGARVEKAGGKLTMTHILMKVVANALRKFPKFGASLDLDAQQVIYKDFVNIGVAVDTPVGLLVPVVKDADRKSITDLVLELSELAAKARDRKLKPDEMQGATFTISNLGGIGGHAFTPIVNSPEVAILGVSRGGMEPVWNREKGEFEPRNMLPISLTYDHRLIDGADAARFVRFICESLEDPFLISL